One region of Dysidea avara chromosome 1, odDysAvar1.4, whole genome shotgun sequence genomic DNA includes:
- the LOC136259840 gene encoding uncharacterized protein isoform X2 translates to MKLVIVQMLLVFHPLSSNRIVQFLKFYLHHFEINDVPRVPITENSGKLLFFCLGEKYYGTPVASLWEELEQFGNKYSLHVSVTTAFPSVDYEVIKEDPEITKPKFYRFAIYLCDTSEDNVLSILEYLRPTKFEGAKIGLKLDSSTQKGQFFSAGSRNISRATYKICKYAIQKEHFSTKDNKKYFVDIEDKQMVQLIDEAKNGGYTMKVRHAKILFCGASGAGKTSFVRLLKNKKFKPDQHSTELGNTQQIVISRKAIIQGTNWVDLYPAEELRQVKLRLHHKLVFKPQPFCSEQHVDSTKEESIVNTEQFNSCQQDVREFSEKPQKPQAESLDNPSFKTAKFKPVLTEKRLCSKSPNLTKDYEEPLPIWDILTLLDTGGQPQFINMLPAVNTSATVMFVVLNMLHVLGAKGFDERVLVHHYKNGIKSYEPYTLNYTNKDLIKCLVALLKDSIITDVPLPDVAVSQKGRDSKPGLCFVGTHLDQVNEKDVDTVSDQLEEIVSQLEPSDNVSIWNCNKILFAVDNTLSGKQEYSQDSIANQICSEIKAILDEKAVYEVPISWILLELEIRRICGKGNKSFIAISEVVELFQEIIPGCDKKSAEVQVKAALRFHHMFGILLYFHNVPSMKDFVISNPQWLFTNLTNFVCFSFDGRIVDRKALNNLKSKGILSKSLIDKIKTDQIITDSLGGIKLEFFLELLKYFNIVTPYPTNSSDYLMLTVLDSYKDETALFDVMPPLDGVEFVIQFNSGTFPRGVFCCLIVQLVQKVDNWKLQVSLEGKRCVYADFVMFCTNAGQYVLLHDKITHLEIQVRKNVKSGSIHCEVQQTIVNMLQQMQQSTGTDFKCAFYCKSKSCLIYLSSHHVTGQIPLPNGLICENHGFVELQSCSHKLWCDITKASLAMSPRSRFSGKLEEYIEEKVFTDNYATLTKVLSVHTLIPHFIARRVITVDDASLIESYNRESEKIMKLLEYIAQHLKAGHTNSFYQLLDVMKTRCTISAEMLAIEMESSVVKLSKGFDGDIASQFHKSISLPTEVSPGMGHAQSYSHSISEPTGNVFLYQSGKSSTD, encoded by the exons GTGATAAAGGAGGATCCTGAAATAACAAAGCCAAAATTCTATCGATTTGCAATCTATTTATGTGACACTAGTGAAGACAACGTTCTGTCAATCCTTGAATATCTTCGACCAACAAAATTTGAGGGTGCAAAGATAGGGTTAAAGCTAGATAGCTCTACACAGAAAGGACAATTTTTTAGTGCTGGAAGTAGGAATATTTCAAGAGCTACTTACAAAATATGCAAGTATGCTATTCAAAAGGAGCATTTTTCAACAAAAGATAACAAAAAGTACTTCGTAGATATTGAAG ATAAGCAAATGGTGCAACTAATTGATGAAGCTAAAAATGGTGGTTATACTATGAAGGTGCGACATGCTAAAATCTTGTTTTGTGGAGCATCAGGGGCTGGGAAAACAAGCTTTGTTCGTTTGCTTAAGAATAAAAAATTTAAACCTGATCAACACAGTACAGAACTTGGTAACACTCAACAAATTGTGATATCAAGAAAGGCTATTATTCAAGGGACCAATTGGGTTGATCTTTATCCTGCTGAAGAACTTCGTCAAGTTAAACTACGTCTTCACCACAAACTGGTGTTCAAACCACAACCGTTTTGCTCAGAGCAACATGTGGATAGTACAAAAGAGGAAAGTATTGTAAACACAGAACAATTCAACTCCTGTCAACAAGATGTAAGAGAATTTAGTGAAAAACCTCAAAAACCCCAAGCAGAATCGTTGGATAATCCATCTTTcaaaacagcaaaattcaaacctGTCCTTACTGAAAAGCGATTATGCTCAAAGTCTCCTAATCTTACAAAAGATTATGAAGAACCCCTTCCAATATGGGACATCCTCACATTACTGGAcactggtggtcaaccacagtTCATAAACATGTTACCAGCTGTTAATACTTCAGCTACTGTTATGTTTGTTGTCTTAAATATGCTTCATGTATTGGGAGCTAAAGGATTTGATGAACGAGTATTAGTGCATCATTACAAAAATGGTATCAAATCTTATGAACCATATACTTTGAATTATACTAACAAAGATTTAATAAAATGTCTAGTTGCACTTTTGAAAGACTCCATAATTACAGACGTTCCGCTTCCAGATGTGGCTGTTTCGCAAAAAGGCAGAGATAGTAAGCCAGGACTTTGTTTTGTTGGTACTCATCTTGATCAAGTAAATGAAAAAGATGTTGATACAGTCAGTGATCAACTAGAAGAGATAGTTTCACAATTGGAGCCCAGTGATAATGTATCTATCTGGAACTGTaataaaattttgtttgcaGTAGATAATACTCTCTCTGGAAAGCAAGAATATTCACAAGATTCAATAGCAAACCAAATTTGCTCTGAAATCAAAGCTATACTAGATGAAAAGGCTGTATATGAAGTACCAATCAGCTGGATCTTATTGGAATTAGAAATAAGACGAATATGTGGAAAAGGCAACAAATCTTTCATTGCAATTTCAGAAGTTGTGGAACTTTTTCAAGAAATTATTCCAGGATGTGATAAGAAGAGTGCTGAGGTACAAGTTAAAGCTGCATTGAGGTTTCACCATATGTTTGGTATTCTGCTCTACTTTCATAATGTACCAAGCATGAAAGATTTTGTCATTTCTAACCCACAATGGTTGTTTACGAACTtgacaaattttgtttgcttttcATTTGATGGAAGAATTGTTGATCGTAAAGCATTGAATAATCTGAAATCTAAAGGCATTCTTAGTAAATCTTTGATAGACAAAATTAAAACTGACCAAATCATTACTGATTCTCTGGGAGGTATTAAACTTGAATTCTTCCTTGAATTGCTCAAATATTTTAACATTGTCACACCTTATCCTACAAACAGTAGTGACTATTTGATGTTGACAGTACTAGATTCGTACAAGGATGAAACCGCTCTGTTTGATGTTATGCCACCACTTGATGGTGTTGAATTTGTGATACAGTTCAATTCTGGCACTTTCCCAAGAGGAGTGTTTTGTTGTTTAATTGTACAATTGGTTCAAAAAGTTGATAACTGGAAACTCCAGGTTTCACTGGAAGGGAAGAGATGTGTTTACGCAGACTTTGTTATGTTTTGTACTAATGCTGGACAGTATGTTTTGTTGCACGATAAAATTACCCACTTAGAAATTCAAGTAAGAAAGAATGTAAAATCTGGGTCTATTCATTGCGAAGTTCAGCAGACCATAGTCAACATGTTACAGCAAATGCAACAAAGTACTGGTACTGATTTCAAGTGTGCGTTTTACTGTAAGAGTAAGTCTTGTTTGATATATCTATCTTCACATCATGTGACTGGACAAATACCACTTCCTAATGGATTGATTTGTGAAAACCACGGCTTTGTAGAACTACAATCTTGTTCACACAAGTTATGGTGTGATATAACAAAAGCATCACTG GCCATGTCACCACGGTCAAGATTTTCAG GGAAATTGGAGGAATATATAGAGGAAAAAGTGTTTACAGACAATTATGCCACATTAACTAAAGTTCTTAGTGTCCACACACTAATACCCCACTTCATAGCAAGAAGAGTTATCACTGTTGATGATGCATCCCTTATTGAATCATATAATCGAGAATCAGAGAAGATTATGAAATTATTGGAATATATTGCACAGCATCTGAAAGCTGGACACACGAATAGTTTTTATCAATTGCTTGATGTAATGAAGACACGTTGTACCATTTCAGCTGAAATGCTAGCTATTGAAATGGAGTCATCTGTAGTTAAGCTTTCTAAAG GATTTGACGGTGATATTGCTTCACAGTTTCATAAG TCTATTTCACTTCCAACTGAAGTATCCCCTGGCATGGGTCATGCTCAGAGTTATTCTCACAGCATTTCTGAACCTACAG GAAATGTGTTTTTGTATCAATCGGGAAAGAGTTCAACTGACTAG